From Kingella potus, a single genomic window includes:
- the recD gene encoding exodeoxyribonuclease V subunit alpha, which translates to MSDEFANAAAEAALELCQRLHLQAAEICAPFLPRLFAALADGHSFIWLSRDEAAALSQAAPLVESSGHAPLMLAGRRLFLGRMWQLERDLAHEIRRLAAVPALIADPAAAAQNLQNWFAEPGSEGQQAATALALLQNFILISGGPGTGKTTTVAKLLALLCTGADPVPRTALAAPTGKAAAHMGRALIAALQRFPLSDGLKASLSALEGQTVHRLLKLRPPQMRPQFDARHPLPLDILVIDEASMIDLSLMLDLMHAVPDGCRVILLGDENQLPSVGAGAVLSALAQPAVLAPELAGRLNSLLPGAEQRFQTAENAPPLAANTARLTVSHRFGEHSGLGCLARAVCAGDAENAVAQFARFPDELSFIPDGTARLAERFCRMQAAYWQAADAGDAAAAFAAQSRLAVLAARREDAESFNEACRRLLAAQGRVRTDSPWFAGQSIMIERNDHALGLYNGDIGIVLPDPQGEAGALAACFPAAAGYRTVPLSRLPAHVSAFAITVHKSQGSEYAEVWLLPGTESADTENTGTETAESVGAAEQSGGLNRALLYTAVTRARQGFAFAGSAETLAAACCRNEPRRSALREMLVQDEAV; encoded by the coding sequence ATGTCCGACGAATTTGCTAATGCCGCTGCCGAAGCCGCGCTCGAACTCTGCCAACGCCTCCATCTCCAAGCCGCAGAAATCTGCGCCCCGTTCCTGCCGCGCCTTTTTGCCGCGCTTGCCGACGGCCACAGCTTTATCTGGCTTTCCCGCGACGAGGCTGCTGCTTTGTCTCAAGCCGCTCCGCTGGTCGAAAGCAGCGGCCATGCGCCGCTGATGCTTGCCGGACGGCGGCTTTTTCTCGGCAGGATGTGGCAGCTCGAACGCGATTTGGCGCACGAGATCCGCCGCCTCGCCGCCGTACCCGCCCTTATCGCCGATCCCGCCGCAGCGGCGCAAAACCTGCAAAACTGGTTTGCCGAACCCGGCAGCGAAGGCCAGCAGGCCGCCACCGCCTTAGCCCTGCTGCAAAACTTCATCCTGATTTCCGGCGGGCCGGGTACCGGCAAAACCACTACCGTGGCCAAACTCCTTGCCTTGCTGTGTACCGGCGCAGATCCCGTGCCGCGCACCGCGCTGGCCGCGCCCACGGGTAAAGCCGCCGCCCATATGGGACGCGCCCTTATCGCTGCTTTGCAGCGTTTCCCGCTTTCAGACGGCCTCAAAGCCAGTCTGTCCGCCCTTGAAGGCCAAACCGTGCACCGTCTGCTCAAGCTGCGTCCGCCGCAGATGCGCCCTCAGTTTGACGCACGCCATCCGCTGCCGCTGGACATCCTTGTCATCGACGAAGCCTCCATGATCGACCTGTCCCTGATGCTCGACCTGATGCACGCCGTACCCGACGGCTGCCGCGTGATTCTTTTGGGCGACGAAAACCAGCTTCCCTCCGTTGGCGCGGGTGCGGTACTCTCAGCCCTCGCGCAGCCTGCCGTGCTTGCGCCCGAACTTGCAGGCCGTCTGAACAGCCTGTTGCCCGGTGCGGAGCAGCGTTTTCAGACGGCCGAAAATGCGCCGCCGCTGGCTGCCAATACCGCCCGCCTCACCGTCAGCCACCGTTTCGGCGAACATAGCGGCTTGGGCTGCCTTGCACGCGCCGTCTGTGCAGGCGATGCGGAAAACGCGGTGGCGCAGTTTGCCCGTTTTCCCGACGAACTTTCCTTTATTCCCGACGGCACCGCGCGGCTTGCAGAACGTTTCTGCCGTATGCAGGCCGCCTACTGGCAGGCGGCCGATGCGGGTGATGCCGCCGCCGCTTTTGCCGCACAAAGCCGGCTTGCCGTGCTGGCAGCCCGCCGCGAAGATGCCGAAAGTTTCAACGAAGCCTGCCGCCGCCTGCTCGCCGCACAGGGGCGCGTGCGCACGGACAGCCCCTGGTTCGCGGGGCAGAGCATCATGATTGAGCGCAACGATCACGCCCTCGGTCTCTACAACGGCGACATCGGCATCGTATTGCCCGACCCGCAGGGCGAAGCCGGTGCGCTTGCCGCCTGTTTCCCCGCTGCCGCAGGCTACCGCACCGTCCCGCTCAGCCGCCTGCCCGCCCATGTTTCCGCTTTCGCCATCACCGTCCACAAAAGCCAGGGTTCGGAATACGCCGAAGTCTGGCTGCTGCCCGGCACGGAAAGCGCAGATACGGAAAACACCGGCACGGAAACAGCGGAATCCGTTGGCGCGGCGGAACAAAGCGGCGGGCTGAACCGCGCCCTGCTGTATACCGCCGTTACCCGCGCCCGCCAGGGCTTCGCGTTTGCCGGGTCGGCCGAAACCCTCGCCGCCGCCTGCTGCCGCAACGAACCGCGCCGCAGCGCGTTGCGTGAAATGCTGGTGCAGGATGAGGCCGTCTGA
- a CDS encoding YDG/SRA domain-containing protein — MKFRAYLVQPLDLSPGAVIKRSELHERFGGSRQNGISPSLKSSNVFIFTHPEQGEIHGYYDKWADDRQTLFYSGEGQSGDQTMTRGNKAILNHKNDGRALRVFEQTDRPGYVRYKGEFQINENQPFETTTEHSTNHGIQRQVFIFQLNKI, encoded by the coding sequence GTGAAATTTAGGGCTTATCTAGTACAGCCCCTTGATTTATCGCCAGGAGCCGTAATTAAACGCTCTGAATTACACGAACGTTTTGGAGGTAGCCGCCAAAACGGCATTTCGCCTTCTTTAAAATCGAGTAATGTTTTTATTTTCACTCATCCTGAACAAGGCGAAATACATGGCTATTACGATAAATGGGCTGATGATAGGCAAACATTATTTTATTCCGGCGAGGGCCAAAGCGGTGATCAGACTATGACACGTGGTAACAAAGCCATTTTGAATCACAAAAATGACGGTCGTGCATTACGGGTGTTTGAACAGACAGATCGCCCAGGCTATGTTCGTTATAAAGGTGAATTTCAAATTAATGAAAACCAACCTTTTGAAACCACAACAGAACACTCAACCAACCATGGCATACAGAGACAAGTTTTTATTTTTCAATTAAATAAAATCTAA
- a CDS encoding IS1595 family transposase yields MKITHCKLKKSIQKKLLQFFVLEVTARSAADLLGIHPNSAALFYRKIREVISYYLSLEADAVFDGAVELDESYFGGHRKGKRGRGAAGKVAVFGILKRGGKVYTVVVKNAKIETLLPVITRKIMPDSIVYTDCLSSYDVLDVSGFTHHRINHSKLFADRQNHINGIENFWNQAKRVLRKYNGIDRKSFPLFLKECEFRFNFGTPSEQLKVLRRWCEI; encoded by the coding sequence ATGAAGATAACCCATTGTAAACTAAAAAAGAGTATCCAAAAAAAACTCCTTCAATTTTTTGTACTCGAAGTTACCGCCCGTTCTGCTGCCGATTTATTGGGCATCCACCCCAATTCAGCAGCACTGTTTTACCGCAAAATTCGTGAAGTCATCAGCTACTATCTTTCATTGGAAGCTGACGCTGTTTTTGATGGCGCTGTCGAATTAGATGAAAGCTATTTCGGTGGGCATCGTAAAGGCAAACGGGGGCGCGGAGCAGCGGGAAAAGTGGCGGTATTTGGTATTCTTAAACGGGGTGGGAAGGTTTATACCGTGGTTGTTAAGAATGCCAAAATAGAAACCTTACTTCCTGTTATCACAAGAAAAATCATGCCTGACAGCATTGTTTATACCGATTGTTTAAGCAGCTATGACGTGTTGGATGTAAGTGGTTTTACCCACCACCGCATCAACCACAGCAAGCTGTTTGCCGACAGACAAAACCATATCAACGGCATTGAGAATTTTTGGAATCAGGCAAAACGGGTTCTGCGAAAATATAACGGAATTGACCGTAAATCTTTCCCTCTTTTCTTGAAAGAATGTGAGTTTCGTTTTAACTTTGGTACACCGTCCGAGCAGCTTAAAGTGCTGCGTCGGTGGTGTGAAATTTAG
- a CDS encoding ankyrin repeat domain-containing protein has product MAGKRKTLPENIYEIIENKDFDIFKKTFEKCDINAYERDFIKKPVICFYSIPAEWIRWLIENGANIEAQDYYGRTALWYHASVNNVEKVRVLLELGADIHAADQYQDTALHAANGKYEVTAFLIEKGADIFAKNGRNQTPLLYMLERCQSIDIANVAKSAELLLKSGAKISKSAKEQVVRIGENFEFHRQNFNPEFFPETESGLQQLYSLFKVEPVAKRNMHDGISPITVPDGDFDQQFAYLWDFLVPSVGHAKSIQGEVIRITGKIRDEILRNGGGNWDKDFKKMLSAILDYFTQGNSLSNTEINKAQELKTLLYEGDDDGQDSLELAKLAILWVTQNPDVIPLEKVNYKR; this is encoded by the coding sequence ATGGCAGGTAAAAGAAAAACCCTTCCGGAAAATATTTATGAAATCATTGAAAATAAAGATTTTGATATATTCAAAAAGACATTTGAAAAATGCGACATCAACGCTTATGAGCGAGATTTTATTAAAAAACCCGTGATTTGTTTTTATAGCATTCCCGCAGAGTGGATACGCTGGCTGATAGAAAATGGTGCAAATATTGAAGCCCAAGATTATTACGGCAGAACGGCTTTGTGGTATCACGCTTCTGTCAATAATGTGGAGAAGGTGCGTGTTTTGTTGGAGTTGGGCGCTGATATTCACGCGGCCGACCAATATCAAGACACAGCTTTGCACGCTGCCAATGGCAAATATGAAGTTACGGCATTCTTGATAGAAAAGGGTGCGGATATTTTTGCCAAAAACGGCAGAAATCAAACGCCATTACTGTATATGCTTGAACGCTGTCAAAGTATTGATATTGCCAATGTGGCAAAAAGTGCGGAATTATTGCTGAAATCAGGGGCAAAAATCAGCAAATCCGCCAAAGAACAAGTTGTCCGCATCGGTGAAAATTTTGAATTTCACCGCCAGAACTTCAACCCTGAGTTTTTCCCTGAAACCGAAAGCGGACTGCAGCAGCTTTATAGTTTGTTTAAAGTTGAACCTGTGGCAAAACGCAATATGCACGATGGCATTTCACCGATTACAGTTCCTGATGGAGACTTTGACCAGCAATTTGCTTATCTTTGGGATTTTTTAGTGCCAAGTGTAGGACACGCCAAAAGCATTCAAGGCGAAGTTATCCGCATTACTGGCAAAATTCGTGATGAGATACTGAGAAATGGCGGCGGCAATTGGGATAAAGATTTCAAAAAAATGCTGTCAGCAATACTGGATTATTTCACGCAAGGAAATTCTTTATCCAATACCGAAATCAACAAAGCTCAAGAACTAAAAACACTACTTTATGAAGGCGATGATGACGGACAAGATTCATTGGAATTGGCAAAATTAGCCATTCTTTGGGTAACACAAAATCCCGATGTTATCCCTTTGGAAAAAGTGAATTATAAAAGATAA
- a CDS encoding DUF2625 domain-containing protein, producing the protein MKSLNELINLQEPAWEMIQTWLAEAKNAVEILPRRLPDAESELVKTQVSTRSPMGAVVYESGGILIDGGWLRILGSGSDKLPRGLGSWNLGRTQPEPAAPAPYYLIADDAAGGYFALNGGGLTGGMGKVCYLPPDTLRWENCDLGYTDFLNWTFNGDLQLFYQNLRWQGWQDEVAMLNGDSVYSFMPFLWSKEGSDINQTSRRAIPITEHYAATLGWQRQLAE; encoded by the coding sequence ATGAAATCGCTAAACGAACTCATCAATCTGCAAGAACCGGCTTGGGAGATGATTCAGACATGGCTGGCGGAAGCCAAAAACGCCGTGGAAATCTTGCCGCGCCGTCTGCCCGATGCCGAAAGCGAGCTGGTCAAAACCCAAGTGTCCACACGCTCGCCGATGGGCGCGGTGGTGTATGAAAGCGGCGGCATTCTGATAGACGGCGGCTGGCTGCGTATTCTCGGCAGCGGCAGCGACAAACTGCCGCGCGGCTTGGGCTCGTGGAATTTGGGACGCACCCAGCCCGAACCCGCCGCGCCTGCGCCCTATTATTTAATCGCCGATGATGCCGCAGGCGGCTATTTCGCGCTCAACGGCGGCGGTTTGACAGGCGGCATGGGCAAAGTGTGCTATCTGCCGCCCGATACCCTGCGTTGGGAAAACTGTGATTTGGGCTACACCGATTTTCTCAACTGGACGTTCAACGGCGATTTACAACTGTTTTACCAAAACCTGCGCTGGCAGGGCTGGCAAGACGAAGTGGCCATGCTCAACGGCGACAGCGTGTACAGCTTTATGCCTTTTTTGTGGAGCAAAGAAGGCAGCGACATCAACCAAACCAGCCGCCGCGCAATACCGATTACCGAACATTATGCGGCAACGCTGGGCTGGCAGCGGCAGTTGGCGGAATAA
- a CDS encoding DJ-1/PfpI family protein → MPKHIYFLFFPGYQTLDIMGPIEIMSHLPQTSLHYVSREGGPITSAQGFSINTEVLDALPPQSVLLVPGGMATRQLVHDQAYLQDLAIWAEQSSYCLTVCTGAALIAATGALDGKAATGNKNAFAWHKSVRPQVEWQSRARWVKSGKYYTASGVSAGMDMALGFIAEHYGQTTAEDIANKCEYCWQTDPTDDPFAVS, encoded by the coding sequence ATGCCAAAACACATCTACTTCCTCTTCTTCCCCGGTTACCAGACGCTAGACATCATGGGGCCGATAGAAATCATGTCCCACCTGCCGCAGACCAGCCTGCACTACGTCTCGCGAGAAGGCGGACCCATCACCAGCGCCCAAGGCTTCAGCATCAACACCGAAGTACTCGACGCACTGCCGCCGCAAAGCGTACTGCTCGTACCGGGCGGCATGGCCACCCGCCAACTGGTACACGACCAAGCCTACCTGCAAGACCTCGCCATTTGGGCAGAACAAAGCAGCTACTGCCTCACAGTCTGCACCGGCGCGGCACTTATCGCCGCGACAGGCGCGCTCGACGGCAAAGCCGCCACCGGCAACAAAAACGCCTTTGCCTGGCACAAAAGCGTACGCCCGCAAGTCGAATGGCAAAGCCGCGCCCGCTGGGTAAAAAGCGGCAAATACTACACCGCCTCCGGCGTCTCGGCGGGGATGGACATGGCGCTCGGCTTCATCGCAGAGCACTACGGCCAAACCACCGCAGAAGACATCGCCAACAAATGCGAATACTGCTGGCAAACAGACCCCACAGACGACCCTTTCGCCGTATCCTAA
- a CDS encoding DUF6348 family protein, whose translation MFKKFLGKLGLSKPPVFPINHPALPDNPADPYSAEGYTLMTRKPDGTREEEQLNFAALLGDALSAQGVATQTDGNGWLYQPDTGYRLLPLFIEPWLDDDGKLHSATTIQIHHPDLFPQGVFEFQYSFGGFDTLTAAVASGFEQWVMQDWRALAEALQPEAGELSRLTLESDEFAVPRVAIFGNLTGMGEITEAGGEHGGCCPCCLLTQSLAGLIPLLETSHENLAIRLFASRDTATGECTADCRINGVRFEAAEPLLKAFAATWRSDEFVFRKQYVIVRRSFQVA comes from the coding sequence ATGTTCAAAAAATTTCTGGGCAAACTGGGCTTAAGCAAGCCGCCCGTTTTCCCGATAAACCACCCCGCTCTGCCCGACAACCCTGCCGACCCATACAGCGCAGAAGGCTACACGCTGATGACGCGCAAACCAGACGGCACGCGCGAAGAAGAACAGCTCAATTTCGCCGCCCTGCTCGGCGATGCACTCTCCGCACAAGGTGTGGCAACGCAAACAGACGGCAACGGCTGGCTATACCAGCCCGACACGGGCTACCGCCTGCTGCCCTTGTTTATTGAGCCGTGGCTGGACGATGACGGCAAGCTGCACAGCGCCACCACCATTCAAATCCACCACCCCGATTTATTCCCGCAAGGCGTATTTGAATTTCAATACAGCTTCGGCGGTTTTGACACGCTGACCGCAGCGGTGGCCAGCGGTTTTGAACAATGGGTGATGCAGGATTGGCGTGCGCTGGCCGAAGCCTTGCAGCCCGAAGCAGGCGAGTTGTCTCGCCTGACGCTGGAATCGGACGAATTTGCCGTGCCGCGCGTGGCGATATTCGGCAATCTGACGGGCATGGGTGAAATCACCGAAGCAGGCGGCGAACACGGCGGCTGTTGTCCTTGCTGCCTGCTGACACAGAGTTTGGCAGGCTTGATACCGCTGCTGGAAACCTCGCACGAAAACCTTGCCATTCGGCTGTTTGCCTCGCGCGATACGGCAACGGGCGAATGCACGGCAGACTGCCGCATAAACGGTGTCCGTTTTGAAGCCGCCGAGCCGCTGCTGAAAGCATTTGCGGCAACATGGCGCAGCGATGAATTTGTGTTCCGCAAGCAGTATGTAATTGTGCGGCGTAGTTTTCAGGTAGCCTGA
- a CDS encoding MerR family DNA-binding transcriptional regulator, translated as MKIGEFSRQSGISVRMLRFYETAGLLTPRRTAQGWREYDAADVAFVRKAALLNRAGVPLKDLALMRDCLRDEPQDFCTDLRARLAATREQLAEDIARLQQSERLLADLLVAG; from the coding sequence GAAAATCGGCGAATTTTCGCGGCAAAGCGGCATCAGCGTGCGGATGCTGCGTTTTTACGAAACGGCAGGTTTGCTCACGCCACGGCGCACCGCGCAAGGCTGGCGCGAATACGATGCGGCAGACGTGGCTTTTGTCCGCAAAGCCGCTTTGCTGAACCGCGCAGGCGTGCCGTTGAAAGATTTGGCGTTGATGCGCGATTGTTTGCGTGATGAACCGCAGGATTTCTGCACCGATTTGCGTGCGCGTCTTGCTGCCACGCGCGAGCAGTTGGCAGAGGACATTGCGCGCTTGCAGCAATCGGAACGGCTGTTGGCGGATTTGTTGGTGGCGGGCTAG